One genomic region from Reichenbachiella ulvae encodes:
- a CDS encoding DUF4625 domain-containing protein has product MKKNSLLLLGAFALFACESDNNVPDLTAPVITLVEPHEGDLVEAGSHIHVIGTVTDDEDLGMLNITVHDNFNGHGHGRKLAAFSINQSLSMTGTLFDLDHEILVAEDATAGPYHVVLQATDAVGNGTSFEDGSSQEREIWITNTSMAITHFENELGEEVTHYEATAGAALSFYGLIEDQVGTIEHVTVYVEHLELADHDHSHARTLAETAVYEKDFELGGVESVRIEDLLANESIIVSQDYLDQLATDEHLSLIILSKDTDGNFSRFSIELHFD; this is encoded by the coding sequence ATGAAGAAGAATTCATTGTTACTTTTAGGCGCTTTTGCATTATTTGCTTGTGAATCAGATAATAATGTTCCCGATCTTACAGCTCCGGTAATAACACTAGTAGAACCCCATGAAGGTGATTTGGTAGAAGCTGGGTCGCATATTCATGTGATAGGAACGGTTACAGATGACGAAGATTTGGGGATGCTCAATATTACTGTTCATGATAACTTTAATGGCCATGGCCATGGTCGAAAATTGGCTGCATTCTCCATTAACCAAAGCTTGTCTATGACGGGTACTTTATTTGATCTGGATCATGAGATATTGGTTGCGGAAGATGCAACTGCTGGCCCTTACCACGTCGTATTACAAGCCACTGATGCGGTCGGTAACGGGACATCATTTGAGGATGGATCAAGTCAAGAGAGAGAAATATGGATTACCAATACATCCATGGCGATCACGCATTTTGAAAATGAATTAGGTGAAGAGGTGACTCATTATGAAGCCACTGCAGGGGCTGCATTAAGTTTTTATGGTTTGATCGAAGATCAAGTAGGAACCATTGAGCATGTGACTGTATATGTAGAACATTTGGAACTTGCGGATCATGATCACAGTCATGCCAGGACCTTAGCTGAGACGGCTGTATACGAAAAGGATTTTGAACTAGGAGGAGTTGAGTCAGTTCGGATAGAGGACCTTTTGGCCAATGAGAGTATTATAGTGTCACAGGATTACCTGGATCAATTGGCAACAGATGAGCATTTGTCGCTGATTATTCTGAGTAAAGATACGGATGGGAACTTTTCGCGATTCTCAATAGAACTTCATTTTGACTAA
- a CDS encoding ATP-dependent DNA helicase, which produces MFEEFDRFIEAKHEKPTFVLQGYAGTGKTTIVGALVKVLPLFNYRFVLLAPTGRAAKVISQYSKRTAFTIHKRIYKTKSGKDDHGPVFSKTKNYQSNTVFIVDEASMISSESDYQGGNLLADLISYVFEKENNKLILIGDIAQLPPVKQDKSLALDPDYLKEVYRLNVFGTQLTEITRQAEGSGILVNATSLRNVLGTKDQLIKLHTQKHPDIFRMTAERLEDGLRYAHDKYGIENTLIICRSNKNAVMYNHYIRNNLLYREEELEAGDLLMISRNNYNFATDEVPSGFLANGDFIEVRKIKRDEEIHGFRFADLEIQLVDYPDVNPFEVKVILDGLHMYSPSLNREQNLTLYQSVLKDYQDLPKGKQKEAMKEDPYLNALQIKYAYALTCHKSQGGQWDAVFVDQGYLGEEFDPQDFIRWSYTAMTRAKSELFLVNFDSKFF; this is translated from the coding sequence ATGTTTGAAGAATTTGATCGCTTCATTGAAGCCAAACATGAAAAACCCACCTTTGTACTGCAAGGCTATGCTGGTACGGGTAAAACCACCATTGTCGGAGCATTGGTTAAAGTTCTACCTTTATTTAATTACCGTTTCGTTCTATTAGCTCCTACCGGTAGGGCCGCTAAGGTTATTAGTCAATATTCCAAAAGAACAGCATTTACTATCCACAAGCGAATATACAAAACCAAATCCGGCAAGGATGATCACGGCCCTGTCTTTAGCAAAACCAAAAACTACCAGAGCAACACTGTTTTCATAGTAGATGAGGCCTCCATGATCAGTTCTGAGAGTGATTATCAAGGAGGAAATCTATTGGCAGATTTGATCAGCTATGTTTTCGAAAAGGAAAACAACAAGTTGATACTGATTGGGGATATTGCACAGCTCCCTCCTGTCAAACAGGACAAAAGCTTAGCACTGGATCCTGACTATCTCAAGGAAGTTTACCGACTGAATGTATTTGGTACGCAGCTGACCGAAATCACCAGGCAAGCTGAAGGAAGTGGCATCCTGGTAAATGCCACCTCATTGAGAAATGTACTAGGCACCAAAGATCAATTGATAAAGCTTCATACCCAGAAACACCCGGATATATTTCGAATGACCGCCGAACGGCTAGAAGACGGCCTCAGATATGCCCATGACAAGTACGGGATAGAAAATACGCTTATTATCTGTAGGTCTAACAAAAATGCGGTGATGTACAATCATTATATCCGTAACAATCTACTCTATCGGGAAGAAGAACTAGAGGCAGGCGATCTACTAATGATCTCTAGAAACAACTACAATTTTGCGACAGATGAAGTACCATCTGGTTTCCTGGCTAATGGTGATTTTATTGAGGTGAGAAAGATCAAAAGGGACGAAGAAATTCACGGATTCAGATTTGCCGATTTAGAAATCCAACTCGTAGACTACCCTGATGTAAATCCATTTGAAGTCAAAGTGATTTTGGACGGTCTTCACATGTACAGTCCATCACTCAATCGCGAACAAAATTTAACCTTGTATCAAAGTGTATTGAAGGATTATCAGGATTTACCAAAAGGTAAACAGAAAGAGGCCATGAAGGAGGATCCCTATCTCAACGCACTCCAGATCAAATATGCCTATGCCCTGACCTGTCACAAATCACAAGGTGGTCAGTGGGACGCAGTATTTGTGGATCAAGGGTATTTAGGAGAAGAGTTCGATCCGCAAGATTTCATCAGGTGGTCCTACACCGCAATGACACGTGCCAAGAGCGAACTCTTCCTTGTCAATTTCGACAGTAAGTTCTTTTAA
- a CDS encoding NUDIX domain-containing protein, which yields MSSEEIKSIFGQRVRVRVMGLYRRQDQLLLLRHRGLNEANELWLPPGGGVEFGEGLEEALIREFNEEIGVEAKVGEFLFFSEFKSGELHAIELFFSVDTVEGDLQLGFDPEMEGGQVIDQYKLMGIEEIKKLPKGCFHPVFQNLRNLDELFRYQGFFNFRNNV from the coding sequence ATGTCAAGTGAAGAAATCAAAAGTATTTTTGGACAAAGGGTAAGAGTCCGTGTCATGGGCTTGTATAGACGTCAAGACCAGCTGCTATTGTTGAGGCACCGAGGACTCAATGAAGCCAACGAACTATGGTTGCCACCAGGAGGTGGGGTTGAGTTTGGCGAAGGGCTGGAAGAGGCGCTTATACGTGAGTTTAATGAGGAGATAGGAGTAGAGGCAAAAGTCGGTGAGTTTTTGTTCTTTTCAGAATTCAAGTCTGGTGAATTACATGCCATTGAGCTGTTTTTTTCTGTGGACACTGTGGAAGGTGATCTTCAATTAGGTTTTGATCCTGAAATGGAAGGGGGGCAAGTGATAGATCAATACAAATTGATGGGAATAGAAGAAATAAAAAAACTTCCAAAGGGTTGCTTTCATCCTGTGTTTCAGAACCTTCGAAATCTTGACGAATTGTTCAGATATCAGGGATTTTTTAATTTTAGAAATAATGTCTAA